One Fusarium falciforme chromosome 14, complete sequence genomic region harbors:
- a CDS encoding Short chain dehydrogenase/ reductase, translating to MSLSGKVYGVTGGASGIGLATAKLISERGGTVCIADVNTTALKQVEAYLKTKDPKVQFSVTQADVSNKNQVESWITGIKSQFGRLDGAANIAGIIGKSHGIQPLSELEDDEWFKILNINLTGMMYCLRAELNHIENGGSIVNMASIHATTGVANHAAYAASKHGVLGLTRVAAKENGHREVRVNAVAPGPIYTPWMQGFWDRIERPSDAPFDEPIAFRRQGTAEEVANVVVFLLGPESSFVSGSCYSVDGAWI from the exons ATGTCACTCAGCGGCAAGGTGTATGGCGTGACCGGCGGGGCAAGCGGCATTGGCCTTGCAACAGCCAAACTCATCTCGGAACGCGGTGGCACGGTCTGTATCGCGGACGTCAATACAACTGCCCTCAAACAAGTTGAGGCCTACTTGAAGACTAAAGACCCAAAAGTTCAGTTCTCAGTCACACAAGCCGATGTCTCAAATAAGAACCAGGTGGAATCCTGGATCACCGGCATCAAGAGTCAGTTTGGTCGTCTAGATGGAGCAGCCAATATTGCAGGCATCATCGGCAAAAGCCACGGCATCCAGCCTCTTTCAGagctcgaggatgacgagtgGTTTAAGATTCTCAACATCAACTTGACTGGTATGATGTACTGTCTTCGTGCAGAGCTCAATCATATTGAGAATGGGGGGTCGATTGTCAACATGGCTTCTATTCACGCCACAACCG GCGTAGCAAATCATGCCGCCTACGCTGCAAGTAAGCATGGAGTTTTGGGCCTTACTCGCGTTGCTGCGAAGGAGAATGGTCATCGGGAAGTACGTGTTAACGCAGTAGCACCGGGGCCGATTTATACTCCATGGATGCAAGGATTTTGGGACAGGATCGAGCGGCCATCTGACGCGCCGTTTGACGAACCAATTGCATTCCGGCGTCAAGGTACTGCCGAGGAGGTAGCAAATGTGGTTGTGTTCTTACTTGGGCCAGAGAGCAGTTTTGTTAGTGGAAGTTGCTACTCCGTTGACGGGGCCTGGATCTAG
- a CDS encoding Putative 4-hydroxy-2-oxoglutarate aldolase, mitochondrial, producing the protein MTSHTPPDGVFVPVPTFFKDKAEAPELQPAIDIATQAAHSVHLASSGIMGLVLMGSTGEAIHMSSAERFDLISGVRKALSEAGHENYPIMAGVLVNSVDEVLEWLQNAKKAGAQWGLVLVPGYFGSAATQDNLVEWFTLVADNSPLPILVYNYPGVTNNLLISIDSYVKLAQHPNIVGCKMSHGNVSHHLQLSLHPKIDHSKFRVFSGFGQQLGPIVVFNAGGVIDGLAAIFPKTVTHLFSLAAKRPLDEWTLEETHRLQWKVSTAEEFIVKHGILGIREAIFKVLGFGHLSGGRLPLRGALAKGAYDEWDEVLGQLAYEESKL; encoded by the exons ATGACGTCTCACACGCCTCCTGATGGTGTCTTTGTGCCCGTGCCGACCTTTttcaaggacaaggccgaggcccCCGAACTGCAGCCCGCCATCGACATAGCCACGCAGGCCGCGCATAGCGTGCACCTGGCCAGTTCGGGCATCATGGGCCTAGTCCTCATGGGCTCTACCGGCGAGGCTATTCACATGTCGAGCGCCGAGCGCTTTGATCTCATCTCCGGCGTGCGAAAGGCTCTCAGCGAAGCAGGACACGAAAACTACCCCATCATGGCGGGCGTACTCGTCAACAGCGTTGATGAGGTGCTGGAATGGCTGCAGAATGCGAAGAAAGCGGGTGCCCAGTGGGGGCTTGTGCTTGTACCAGGATACTTTGGCAGTGCCGCGACGCAGGATAATCTAGTTGAGTGGTTCACGCTGGTGGCTGATAACAGCCCTCTGCCGATCTTGGT ATACAACTACCCAGGTGTCACCAACAACCTGTTAATCAGCATCGATTCCTACGTCAAGCTGGCTCAACACCCCAACATTGTCGGTTGCAAGAT GTCCCATGGCAACGTCTCTCACCACCTACAACTATCTCTCCATCCCAAGATTGACCACTCCAAGTTCCGTGTCTTCTCGGGCTTTGGGCAGCAACTTGGCcccatcgtcgtcttcaacgCTGGCGGTGTCATTGATGGCCTGGCAGCCATCTTCCCCAAAACCGTGACTCACCTGTTCTCGCTTGCTGCCAAACGGCCGCTAGACGAGTGGACTCTGGAAGAGACGCACAGGCTACAGTGGAAGGTGTCCACGGCCGAAGAGTTCATAGTCAAGCATGGTATCCTTGGCATTCGCGAAGCCATCTTTAAGGTCTTGGGCTTTGGTCATCTGTCTGGTGGACGGCTGCCATTAAGGGGCGCGTTGGCCAAGGGCGCCTATGATGAGTGGGATGAGGTGCTAGGGCAGCTGGCTTATGAGGAGAGCAAGCTGTAG
- a CDS encoding Arabinogalactan endo-beta-1,4-galactanase produces the protein MTKTKMLKTLLTVAVLTALRTPFAAANTLQYVGVDWSSVLVEERAGVVYKDSRSVEKPLETILVEAGVNMVRQRVWTVDGDYGIKYNLQLARRAKDAGLKFGLNLHYSDTWTNPGQQTIPTGWPQDIDGLEKQLWTYTTEVCNTFAAAGLSPDTITIGNEIPSSLGTGTKIVTHLAHGWNQELQNWFYDLVLAPGHLMVRDWDVIAVSFYPFWGEGASMANLSATLNSLASKYNKEVQVVETNWPTSCPNPEYPFPKDQLDIPFSTAGQVEYLRRLASTLKAIPSATGINYWEPAWVHNAVLGSSCASNVLFDPNGKAYESLSVFASLY, from the exons ATGACCAAGACTAAAATGCTCAAAACTCTACTCACGGTCGCTGTCTTAACAGCTCTACGAACCCCATTTGCTGCAGCCAACACGTTGCAGTATGTCGGAGTCGATTGGTCTTCTGTCCTAGTTGAAGAACGCGCCGGTGTTGTCTACAAGGATTCTCGGTCTGTTGAAAAGCCTCTGGAAACTATTCTTGTCGAAGCTGGTGTCAATATGGTCCGGCAGCGCGTCTGGACGGTTGACGGTGACTACGGAATCAAGTACAATCTTCAACTGGCGCGCCGAGCAAAAGATGCTGGCTTGAAGTTCGGGCTCAACCTGCACTACAGCGACACTTGGACAAATCCTGGCCAGCAAACCATTCCCACTGGCTGGCCGCAAGACATCGACGGCTTGGAGAAGCAGTTGTGGACCTACACAACTGAAGTTTGCAACACATTTGCAGCCGCTGGACTCAGTCCGGACACAATCACCATTGGCAACGAGATCCC CTCGTCGCTAGGAACAGGTACCAAGATCGTAACCCACCTGGCTCATGGATGGAACCAGGAACTGCAAAACTGGTTCTACGACTTGGTTTTGGCGCCCGGTCATCTCATGGTCCGCGATTGGGATGTTATTGCCGTCTCTTTCTATCCCTTCTGGGGTGAGGGTGCCAGCATGGCCAATTTGTCTGCCACCCTGAACAGCCTAGCATCAAAGTACAACAAGGAGGTTCAGGTTGTAGAGACAAACTGGCCCACGTCGTGTCCGAACCCGGAGTACCCGTTTCCCAAGGATCAGCTTGATATTCCTTTCAGCACAGCTGGTCAGGTCGAGTACCTTCGCCGTCTGGCTTCTACCCTCAAAGCTATTCCATCAGCTACTGGTATTAATTATTGGGAGCCAGCATGGGTCCATAATGCCGTTTTGGGGTCTTCTTGTGCGAGCAATGTTTTATTTGACCCTAACGGCAAGGCCTATGAAAGTTTGTCGGTGTTTGCCTCTCTTTATTAG
- a CDS encoding Galactonate dehydratase, producing MGKIATIEHFRVPPRWLFVKITDDTSAVGWGEASLEGHTNAVEGCLDAWFERYRGLDAEDIENIWQLSWRGGFYRGGPVFMSALSGIDIALWDMKARKLNVPIYHLLGGKVRSKIRVYAWIGGDRPNEVEAQAQGRKKQGFHAVKMNGTGDTAWLDSPSVLKEVVGRLETVKSLGLDVAVDFHGRVHKPMAKRLARALEPYEPLFIEEPLLSENVGGIKQLSELTTVPIALGERLYSRWDVRPFLENGAVDILQPDICHVGGISEMRRIAASCETYDIGVAPHCPLGPIALAANIQVDATLPNFAIQEMGIGMHYNNTGQDITSYITNPEIWTVRDGHIDILSGPGLGIEINEEEVRRLSKDSRSWPVPEFRGPCGELRE from the exons ATGGGTAAGATCGCGACAATCGAACATTTTCGCGTTCCGCCCCGATGGCTTTTTGTCAAAATCACAGATGACACAAGCGCTGTTGGATGGGGAGAGGCTTCTCTTGAAGGTCATACCAACGCGGTGGAGGGCTGCCTCGATGCATGGTTTGAGAGATACCGGGGGTTAGATGCCGA AGATATTGAAAATATCTGGCAATTATCTTGGCGCGGCGGCTTCTACCGTGGAGGTCCAGTCTTTATGAGCGCGTTATCTGGCATTGACATTGCGCTCTGGGACATGAAAG CCAGGAAGCTGAATGTGCCTATATACCATCTACTAGGCGGCAAAGTCAGGAGCAAGATCCGAGTCTACGCTTGGATTGGTGGTGACCGACCGAATGAGGTCGAAGCCCAGGC TCAAGGTCGCAAGAAACAAGGATTTCATGCTGTTAAAATGAATGGCACAGGGGACACGGCCTGGCTGGACTCACCTTCTGTCCTCAAAGAAGTCGTTGGTAGGCTCGAGACAGTGAAATCACTTGGCTTAGACGTTGCGGTGGATTTCCATGGCCGAGTCCATAAACCAATGGCCAAACGTCTTGCAAGAGCCCTGGAGCCATATGAGCCACTCTTCATTGAAGAGCCCCTCCTCTCAGAGAACGTGGGAGGTATCAAGCAGCTATCCGAGCTAACTACCGTTCCGATTGCTTTAGGAGAGCGACTCTATAGTCGATGGGACGTGAGGCCATTTTTGGAGAATGGCGCTGTGGATATTCTGCAACCCGATATTTGTCACGTCGGAGGCATCTCAGAGATGAGGCGCATCGCGGCTAGTTGCGAGACTTATGACATTGGCGTTGCTCCTCACTGTCCACTGGGACCTATCGCTCTTGCAGCCAATATACAGGTCGATGCAACGCTGCCCAACTTTGCTATCCAGGAGATGGGCATAGGCATGCACTATAATAACACAGGACAAGATATCACAAGTTATATCACAAACCCTGAGATCTGGACTGTGCGAGACGGACATATCGATATCTTGTCCGGTCCAGGTTTGGGCATCGAGATCAACGAAGAAGAAGTCAGGCGGCTGTCAAAGGATTCAAGAAGTTGGCCTGTGCCTGAGTTTCGAGGTCCTTGTGGAGAGCTCCGCGAATGA
- a CDS encoding MFS domain-containing protein → MFKAVSEFLKPKAAKKMHFLHLRNNTHPTWYKDPGLRKNVWHCVGFYFAVFYLGYDASLMNALQAIPEWEEYFDYPSGNTLGLISASLFLPAIVTPFAASWMNGLWGRKWCLAIGSILLILGAFLNAFAKNIGTFIGGRVVIGASGPFGKITGIALLQELAHPRLRPYVATAYYSNYYVGQIVAAWFGYGALSWPSTEWRWRAPCLFQAFAPAVVLIHLLFVPESPRWLVDHDRSEEALKVLADEHANGDINDELVRYEYDEICRALQLEKENNNAKYTDFLKTPGNRRRLLVLVTMGTGSNWVGNGIIAYYLSPALKLVGITSSSAIAGINGGMAIWSLLWAYAGAMSAERVGRRTLWITGTAGMCAAYAVITGLSGSFAENPSRSVGIAVVPMMYIFKTFYCMSWSPLPFAYGAEILPYNLRLKGLSIELSVQSVALAFNQWVNPVALEAIAWKYYIVYIAVIAMYLVLILFFFPETRNMTIEEVSVLFDTGRKGDAAAAARKFNNDKSEKEREMLGDDDDVEKEPTISKIERI, encoded by the exons ATGTTTAAGGCTGTGTCCGAGTTCTTGAAGCCAAAAGCGGCTAAGAAGATGCATTTTCTGCATCTCAGAAACAACACCCACCCAACATGGTACAAGGATCCGGGCCTCCGCAAGAATGTCTGGCACTGCGTGGGCTTTTACTTCGCTGTATTCTACTTAGGATACGACGCTTCTTTAATGAATGCGTTGCAGGCGATCCCCGAGTGGGAGGAATACTTCGATTATCCCTCGGGGAACACGCTCGGCCTCATATCTGCGAGTTTGTTCCTCCCTGCTATCGTTACACCCTTTGCAGCTTCTTGGATGAACGGTCTCTGGGGTAGAAAGTGGTGCTTAGCCATTGGATCTATCCTCCTGATCCTCGGTGCCTTCCTCAATGCGTTTGCTAAGAACATTGGCACCTTCATAGGTGGGAGGGTAGTGATTGGAGCAAGCGGGCCGTTTGGGAAGATAACAGGCATTGCACTGCTTCAAGAACTCGcccatcctcgtcttcgacCGTACGTTGCCACAGCTTACTACAGTAATTACTACGTGGGCCAGATTGTTGCCGCCTGGTTCGGCTATGGAGCCCTATCCTGGCCGTCAACCGAGTGGAGATGGCGAGCACCTTGTTTGTTTCAGGCTTTTGCCCCAGCAGTTGTCCTGATCCATCTTCTCTTCGTTCCTGAGAGTCCACGATGGCTGGTTGACCACGACCGGTCCGAAGAAGCACTCAAGGTTCTTGCCGACGAACACGCCAACGGTGACATCAACGATGAGTTGGTCCGATACGAGTACGACGAAATTTGCCGTGCTCTACAGCTTGAGAAGGAAAACAACAACGCCAAGTATACCGACTTCCTCAAGACTCCTGGTAACAGGCGGCGGCTGCTTGTTCTAGTCACTATGGGCACGGGCTCCAACTGGGTTGGCAATGGCATCATTGCCTACTACCTCTCGCCGGCACTCAAGCTTGTGGGAATCACGTCATCAAGCGCGATTGCTGGCATCAATGGTGGCATGGCAATTTGGTCTCTTCTCTGGGCCTACGCTGGAGCCATGAGTGCAGAGCGCGTCGGTCGCCGCACGCTCTGGATCACGGGAACCGCTGGAATGTGCGCTGCTTACGCTGTTATCACTGGCCTCAGCGGCTCTTTTGCCGAAAACCCCTCCCGCAGCGTGGGAATCGCGGTGGTTCCGATGATGTACATCTTCAAGACCTTCTACTGCATGAGTTGGTCACCGCTGCCGTTTGCGTATGGAGCTGAGATTCTACCGTATAATCTGAGACTCAAGGGCCTCAGCATCGAACTCAGTGTTCAAAGCGTTGCGCTGGCTTTTAACCAATGGGTCAACCCTGTGGCCCTTGAAGCCATTGCATGGAAATA CTACATCGTTTACATTGCCGTCATTGCCATGTATCTAGTACtcatcttgttcttcttccccgAAACTAG AAACATGACCATCGAGGAAGTGTCTGTTCTTTTCGACACTGGGCGAAAGGGCGACGCCGCCGCAGCAGCTCGCAAGTTTAATAACGATAAGTCGGAGAAGGAAAGAGAAatgcttggagatgatgacgacgttgAGAAAGAACCAACTATATCTAAGATTGAGCGGATCTAG
- a CDS encoding Beta-galactosidase, whose product MKVWYTLGSLASIASLVQHSSAQKWPLHDNGLNQVVEWDHYSVKVNGERLFLWSGELHLWRIPVPELWRDIFEKIKAAGFNGIGLYEHWGWHAPNNQTLDFETGAHNFASAFEIAKELGLYIVYRPGPYSNAEANGGGFPGWLTTGEYGPLRDNNTAYTKAWERYSKKVADYVRPHLVSNGGPIIFWQIENEYGQQWIDPDKKIPNATAISYMELLEEKTRDWDIDVPFTANNPNMWTRAWSKDYGDTGGEADVYGLDHYPACWTCNLAQCLNINGAVEPYTVFNYYDHFQSVAQTQPSFLMEFQGGSFNPWDGPAGGCAENMGPSWVNLFFRHNLAQKVTAVNIYMVYGGTNWGNIGFPEVGTSYDYSAPIHENRLIGDKYNEAKLFGLFMRVAHDFTKVDRVGNSTKYATDEDIFTTELRNPDTGAAYYVTRHDYSPSTDVTRFRLKVSTEAGNLTVPVSGSITLNGRESKTLVTDFSIGSSGKKITYATLEVLTVADLGDRQVVIFWAPDGEQGEFLLKGAKSGKALSGKADGKSLTKTKNGILTNVVTGKEKTVFEYNNHVQAVVVDRQSAYKFWAPTLNNDPLAWENSTVLVHGPYLVRTSSIKGDTIHITGDWDEETEVEIWAPKKVTKATFNGARLKVSKSKYGSLLGNLAAPEVTTETLAAQLPALTKWKVVDGLPEVAADYDDSRWTKADHETTPHFVPPDTYPVLFADEYGYQAGNLLWRGRFKAAKGNAPKGAYLRVIGGLASGFSAYANGKFLGSWLGSMANKTGELEISFKDVKLDTKADNVLFVIQDTMGKEQRDAAPDPRGILNATLIAADGSAANFTSWRLAGNAGGNHLLEPIRGTYNEGGLHAERLGWHLPGFNDKKWKSGAPADGFKGAGARFYRTVVPLDVPRGYDASLSFQLHTEKKAKLRAQLYVNGYQFAKTLPCISNETTFPVFPGILNYRGDNTIGLSVWAMSEEGGAVDVSWKVNGVQRSAFDPLFDSEYLRPGWKDRSKYA is encoded by the exons ATGAAGGTGTGGTATACTCTTGGTAGTCTTGCCAGCATTGCAAGTCTAGTGCAACACTCTAGTGCTCAAAAGTGGCCTTTGCACGACAATGGCTTGAACCAGGTTGTCGAATG GGACCACTATAGCGTCAAAGTCAACGGGGAGAGGCTTTTCCTTTGGTCCGGAGAG TTGCACCTGTGGCGCATCCCCGTGCCTGAGCTTTGGCGTGACATCtttgagaagatcaaggcagCTGG TTTCAATGGCATTGGCCTTTATGAACATTGGGGCTGGCATGCTCCCAACAACCAGACCTTGGATTTCGAAACAGGGGCCCATAACTTTGCTAGCGCCTTTGAAATTGCCAAGGAACTTGGCCTGTACATCGTTTATCGACCTGGCCCATATAGTAACGCTGAGGCAAACGGTGGCGGCTTTCCTGGCTGGCTCACCACCGGAGAGTATGGCCCTCTTCGAGATAACAACACCGCATACACCAAGGCTTGGGAGCGATACTCCAAGAAGGTTGCCGACTATGTGCGCCCACATCTCGTTAGCAACGGTGGTCCCATCATCTTTTGGCAGATAGAAAATGAGTATGGACAACAATGGATCGACCCCGACAAGAAGATTCCCAACGCTACCGCTATCAGCTACATGGAgctgctggaggagaagaccagAGATTGGGACATTGATGTTCCATTCACGGCCAACAACCCCAACATGTGGACACGAGCGTGGTCCAAGGACTATGGTGACACTGGTGGAGAGGCCGACGTCTATGGCCTTGACCACTATCCAGCGTGCTGGACGTGCAACCTTGCACAATGTCTCAACATCAATGGCGCAGTTGAGCCTTACACTGTCTTTAACTATTATGATCACTTTCAGAGTGTTGCCCAGACTCAGCCTTCATTTCTCATGGAGTTCCAGGGGGGTTCATTCAACCCCTGGGATGGCCCTGCAGGAGGTTGTGCAGAGAACATGGGCCCAAGCTGGGTAAATCTCTTCTTCCGCCACAATTTGGCGCAAAAGGTAACAGCTGTCAACATTTACATGGTCTATGGAGGAACCAACTGGGGCAACATTGGCTTCCCTGAGGTTGGCACCAGCTATGACTATTCGGCGCCCATCCACGAAAACCGCTTGATTGGCGATAAGTACAACGAAGCAAAGCTCTTTGGCCTCTTTATGCGGGTCGCTCATGACTTCACAAAGGTTGACCGAGTTGGAAACAGCACCAAGTACGCCACGGATGAGGACATCTTCACCACTGAGCTCCGTAACCCTGATACCGGGGCCGCATACTATGTCACCCGTCACGACTACTCCCCTTCTACCGATGTCACCAGATTCCGCTTGAAAGTTTCAACAGAGGCTGGAAATCTGACCGTGCCAGTCTCAGGATCCATCACTCTCAACGGGCGAGAATCTAAGACTCTGGTCACGGATTTCAGTATCGGTTCATCTGGCAAGAAGATCACTTATGCAACCTTGGAGGTCCTGACCGTGGCCGATCTTGGAGATCGCCAGGTGGTTATCTTCTGGGCCCCAGATGGCGAGCAAGGCGAGTTCTTGCTCAAAGGCGCAAAGTCCGGCAAGGCTTTGAGCGGAAAGGCCGACGGGAAATCGTtaaccaagaccaagaatgGCATCTTGACGAACGTGGTCACTGGCAAGGAGAAGACTGTTTTCGAATACAACAACCATGTGCAAGCCGTCGTGGTAGACCGTCAGTCTGCTTACAAATTCTGGGCCCCAACCCTCAACAATGACCCTCTTGCGTGGGAAAATTCAACCG TCCTGGTCCATGGACCCTATCTTGTGCGAACCTCTTCTATTAAAGGCGACACAATTCACATCACCGGCGATTGGGACGAAGAGACTGAGGTTGAAATATGGGCCCCAAAGAAGGTCACCAAGGCGACTTTCAATGGTGCAAGGCTCAAAGTTTCCAAGTCTAAATACGGCAGCCTGCTTGGCAACCTTGCAGCCCCTGAAGTTACTACCGAAACCCTTGCTGCCCAGCTGCCGGCTCTCACAAAGTGGAAGGTGGTAGACGGTCTCCCTGAGGTTGCCGCAGACTACGATGACTCCCGTTGGACCA AGGCTGACCATGAGACAACTCCTCATTTTGTCCCACCTGACACTTACCCTGTCCTTTTTGCCGATGAATATGGTTACCAAGCCGGAAACCTCCTCTGGCGTGGTCGCTTCAAGGCGGCCAAAGGTAATGCTCCCAAGGGCGCTTACCTACGCGTTATTGGCGGCCTTGCCAGCGGGTTTTCTGCCTACGCCAATGGAAAATTCCTCGGCTCCTGGCTTGGCTCCATGGCTAACAAGACGGGCGAGCTTGAGATATCCTTCAAGGATGTTAAGCTTGACACCAAGGCTGACAACGTCTTGTTTGTCATCCAAGATACCATGGGCAAGGAGCAGCGCGATGCAGCGCCTGATCCTCGTGGCATCCTCAATGCCACACTGATCGCGGCCGATGGCTCTGCTGCCAACTTTACTTCGTGGAGGCTTGCCGGCAACGCTGGTGGGAACCATCTTCTCGAGCCGATCCGTGGCACCTACAATGAAGGCGGCCTGCATGCGGAGCGACTTGGCTGGCATCTCCCTGGCTTCAACGACAAGAAGTGGAAGTCTGGAGCCCCTGCAGATGGATTCAAGGGTGCCGGGGCACGCTTCTACCGTACTGTAGTACCCTTGGACGTTCCCAGGGGCTACGATGCTAGCCTTTCTTTTCAGTTGCAcaccgagaagaaggctaAGCTTCGGGCTCAGCTTTATGTCAATGGCTATCAGTTTGCAAAGACTCTGCCTTGCATATCGAACGAGACAACTTTCCCTG TCTTCCCTGGTATCCTGAACTACCGAGGAGACAACACAATCGGCCTCAGTGTCTGGGCCATGAGCGAAGAGGGAGGAGCGGTCGATGTGTCGTGGAAGGTCAATGGAGTGCAACGTTCAGCGTTTGACCCTCTATTTGACAGCGAGTATCTTCGCCCCGGTTGGAAGGATCGGTCAAAGTATGCTTGA
- a CDS encoding Fungal-trans domain-containing protein, with translation MTATTPTELGTLEPPRPSIPQDGLVTSGEPASRTSPEPTQTDLQGYYVGPSSGMSFLSRIQKRFDETVSFPHGLSVFNFGDAPLPYGETYSNSSDTAQSPLDPSFFFLLKRDDTARLVERYFDFAVPVDRFLHRPTIEQRLDEFYETEGTMRDKDTAPAETAVLFMVFAIAQEHMVAKLSPSGVSTSVRYFQAANRQLSIEQGAVRLASVQARLCQCLWLLSQSRINHCWSLFGTVARLALALGLHRNRNARSDSMSQVEIECRRRTYWSAYSLDNYLSTALGRPRIFHDRDIDQELPSCIDDDDIDIDSMEKSVPSPTRGLSITSGPVAYAKLSRILSGILIDIYSIQSMTITQRFAHTAKYMKELKAWRSDMSNFLDQDVSNAAPLILIYQRQRNVLNLAYWHTVILTNRPLLLTNFARLTSSSRRRQVEQDERRAQFDDSAMECLNAAMKIVGIVDTLVRAKQLFRAFWFTPYFAFSACVILYVYTIQRSKDEEDVYRPYFTAAERCQQQIREISDEGTLTSRYCLVLEELRAEAARQTARAQSSHQAMQIHTSPDARPGDFDALAPNTEELAATDFSMNVPDLATMSSLDDLYVSPTDSLEDLTGWGQFDSMVVSGFNGLYPL, from the exons ATGACCGCTACCACTCCTACTGAATTGGGCACTCTCGAACCGCCGCGACCCTCCATTCCTCAGGATGGTTTGGTCACATCAGGGGAGCCTGCCTCTCGCACTTCACCTGAGCCAACCCAGACTGACCTTCAGGGCTACTATGTTGGCCCATCCTCTGGGATGTCATTTCTTTCACGAATCCAGAAACGGTTCGACGAGACGGTCTCGTTCCCCCATGGTTTATCTGTCTTTAATTTTGGAGATGCTCCATTGCCTTATGGTGAAACCTATTCCAACTCGTCAGATACCGCGCAATCCCCCCTCGAtccgtccttcttctttctacTAAAGCGAGACGATACTGCCCGTCTAGTCGAGAGATACTTCGACTTTGCGGTCCCCGTGGACCGCTTCCTGCATCGACCAACGATCGAGCAACGACTCGACGAATTCTACGAGACTGAAGGCACAATGCGTGATAAGGATACGGCGCCTGCAGAGACAGCTGTGCTTTTCATGGTCTTCGCCATCGCGCAAGAACATATGGTTGCTAAATTGTCCCCGTCAGGAGTCAGTACAAG TGTGCGATACTTCCAAGCAGCGAACCGCCAACTATCCATAGAGCAGGGTGCTGTGAGGCTCGCAAGCGTTCAAGCCCGTCTCTGCCAATGTCTCTGGCTCCTCTCACAGTCACGAATAAACCATTGTTGGAGCCTCTTCGGTACGGTCGCACGCTTagctcttgctcttggcctACACCGCAATCGAAACGCAAGATCCGACTCCATGTCCCAGGTCGAGATTGAGTGCCGTCGGAGGACCTATTGGAGCGCTTACAGCCTCGATAATTACCTTAGTACGGCCCTGGGAAGACCACGGATCTTTCACGACAGAGATATCGACCAAGAACTCCCCTCCTGTatagatgatgatgatatcgATATCGACAGCATGGAAAAGTCTGTGCCCTCTCCTACGCGGGGGTTGTCCATCACATCTGGTCCCGTTGCCTACGCGAA GTTATCCCGGATACTCAGTGGCATATTGATCGACATTTACTCGATTCAGTCCATGACCATCACCCAGCGTTTTGCTCACACAGCCAAATACATGAAAGAGCTCAAAGCTTGGCGATCTGATATGTCTAATTTTCTCGATCAAGACGTGTCAAATGCTGCGCCATTAATCTTGATCTACCAGCGGCAGCGGAACGTCCTTAATCTTGCCTATTGGCATACCGTGATACTGACCAATCGACCATTACTGCTCACTAACTTCGCGAGACTTACCAGCAGCTCCCGGCGGCGGCAGGTTGAGCAGGACGAGCGAAGAGCACAGTTCGATGACAGCGCTATGGAATGCCTCAATGCCGCGATGAAAATCGTTGGTATAGTGGATACACTTGTTCGAGCAAAGCAGCTGTTTAGAGCATTCTGG TTCACACCTTATTTTGCTTTCTCTGCCTGCGTCATCTTATACGTCTACACCATCCAACGGAgcaaagacgaagaagacgtTTATCGCCCATACTTTACAGCTGCAGAGCGCTGTCAGCAGCAAATCAGAGAAATATCTGATGAAGGAACTCTGACTTCTCGGTATTGCCTCGTTTTAGAAGAGCTCCGTGCAGAGGCTGCTAGGCAAACAGCCCGAGCTCAGTCTTCCCATCAAGCGATGCAAATACACACGTCACCTGATGCGAGGCCTGGAGATTTTGACGCCCTCGCACCAAATACCGAGGAACTAGCAGCGACGGACTTTAGCATGAACGTCCCTGATCTTGCAACAATGAGTTCATTGGATGACTTGTATGTCAGTCCAACAGACTCTCTGGAAGATCTGACAGGCTGGGGCCAATTTGATTCCATG GTGGTATCTGGCTTTAATGGTTTATATCCGTTGTGA